Sequence from the Burkholderia cepacia genome:
CCACGTCGGCACCTGCCGGTGCGCCGCATGCTTGCTCGGATACCAGGTCGGCGAGATGTACGCGTCGCCCGCGCGGAAGATCGCGAGCACCTCGTCGCCGTTCGCGACCTCCTGCCAGACCGGATTCGCGCGCGAGACGTGCGCGTGCAGCTCGCCGAGCCCGCCGTCGGCGGGCAGCAGCTCGAACGGAATGTGAATCGCGTCGAGCCCGTTCCTGCCGTGCGTGATCAGGCTGCCGAACGGATGCTGCACGATCAGCGCGTGCAGCGTCTCGATGCGGGGTTCGTCGAAATGGGCAGGGACGTACATGGCGGCTCCACAGTCGGGTAAAGGTCAAGAGGCTCACGGGATCGCCCCGTGACGCCCCGATTGTGACCGCAAACTGGTTTATGCTGTAGAGCCGGTTTGGAACAATTTCAGCAGACCAGAATCATGGCAAGAACGACCCGGATCGTCGAAATCCCGTCGCTCGGCGCGCTCGACCGCGCGGCCGGCGACCTGAGCCGCCAGCTCGCGCAGGCGCTGCGCGAAGCCGTGCGCCGCGGCGACGTCCGGCCGGGCGACACGCTGCCGTCCACGCGGCTGCTCGCCACGTCGCTGCAGGTGGCCCGCGGCACCGTCGTCGATGCGTATGCGCAGCTCATCGCCGAAGGCTTTCTCGAATCGCGCGGCGGCGCGGACACACGCGTCGCGCAGGCGCTGGCCGAGCCGCCCCCGCTCGCCGCACCGGCCGCCGCAACCGAACGCGGGCGCCCGGCCCGCGCCGGCCGCACGCGCGGCCTGCCCGAGCCGGCCGCCGCCTTCGCGCGGATCGCCCGCGAATTCCGCCCGCTGCCGGCGATGCCGTTCGCGATCTCGGTGCCGATCGGCCTCACCGCGCCCGACGACATCTGGCGCCGGCTCGGCAACCGCCTGCGCGCGCGCGGCGCCGGCGCGCCGTCCGGCTATGCCGATCCGCAAGGCGCGCTGCCGCTGCGCGAAGCGATCGCCGACTACGTGCGCCGTTCGCGCTCGGTGCGCTGCGATGCCGGCCAGGTCGTGATCACGAGCGGCACGCAGCAGGGGCTGCACCTCGCGAGCCAGCTGCTGCTCGGCGCGGGCGACCGCGCCTGGGTCGAGAACCCGGCCTATCGCGGCATTACCGCGCTGCTCGAGAGCACCGGGCGGCACGACGCGATGGTGCGCGTGCCGGTCGACGCCGACGGCCTCGACGTCGACGCCGGCATCCGCCTCGCGCCCGATGCGCGCGCCGCGTTCGTCACGCCGTCGCACCAGTATCCGCTCGGCATGCCGCTCAGCATGGCGCGGCGCAATGCGCTGCTCGCGTGGGCGCGTGCACGGCACGCATGGGTGGTCGAGGACGACTACGACAGCGAGCTGCGCTACGAAGGCTATCCGTTCCCGTCGCTGCAGGGTCTCGACCCCGATCGCGTGATCTACCTCGGCACGTTCAGCAAGATCCTGTTTCCGTCGCTGCGGCTCGGCTACGTGATCGCCCCCCACGATCTCGTGCCCGCGTTCTGCGGCGCGCGCGCACTGATGGATCGCCATGTGCCGACCGCCGACCAGCACGTGCTGGCCGCGTTCATCGCGGAAGGCCATCTCGACCGCCACATCCGCCGCGTGCGCGGCGTGTATGCGGAGCAGCGCGCGCTGCTGATCGACACGCTCGGCGCGCGGCTGCCGCGTGAACGCGCGTGGGTGCAGCCGGGCGATCAGGGGATGCACGTCGTGCTGTGGCTCGCGGATCGCATCGACGATCTCGACGTGGTCGAGCGCGCCGCGCAAGCCGGCGTCGCGGTGCGCGCGGTATCGCCGATGTTCGCGCCCGGCACCGCCCGCCCGGGGCTCGTGCTGGGCTTCGGCGGGTTCGGCCGCGCGCAGATGGAAGCGGCCGCGCAACGGCTCGCGGACGTGATCGCCATGGTGGCGGCGGCGACCGCACGACCGCCGCGGCGCTGATCGCGGCAGGCGCGGCGCGCTCGCGAACCCGGCGATTCGTCAGGCAAATCGCCGGCGATCGCACGACGAGACGTTGGCGGCGGGAAACAAGTGTAATCGTCTGTAAATCCTGCAAGCGGGAGCCGGTTTTGGCCGTCGGCGCGCCGGTTCCGTTTGCTACGATCGCGCCTTTTCCGCCCGCGCCCCGCCAACGTGAATCGCCGAACCGTGTCGTTTTTCCGCGAACAGTGCGCAAGGTGGCTCGCCCGCGTCCGGCCGCCGGCAGCCGCCTGCGCTGCCGCCGTCCGCTCCGCCCTCGCCGCCGGCCTGCGCCGCGTGCGGCATCCGACACGCCGCGGCGTCGCGCTGACGCTCGCCGCGATACCGATGGTCGGCCTGCTGGCGCTGCTCGCGTTCGTGCCGTTCACGCCGAGCATCGGCGACATCCGCAAGGCCCGCATCGACCGCCCCGCGCGCGTGCTGTCGGCCGACGGCCAGCTCATTGCCGAATTCCGGCCCGTCAACCGCGAATGGGTGCCGCTCAAGCAGATCTCGCCACACATGGTCGACGCGCTGATCGCGACCGAGGACCACCGCTTCTACGCGCATCACGGCATCGACTGGCGCCGCACGCTCGCGGCCGGGCTGCATACGTTCTCGGGCAGCCGCCAGGGCGGCTCGACGATCACGCAGCAGCTCGCGCGCAACCTGTACCCGGACGAAGTCGGCCGCGCGCCGACGCTCACGCGCAAGGTGAAGGAACTGATCACCGCGTTCAAGATCGAGACGGTGTACAGCAAGGACGAGATTCTCGAGACCTACCTGAACACCGTGCCGTTCCTGTACAACGCGTACGGCGTCGAGATGGCCGCGCGTACCTACTTCGGCAAATCGGCCGACCAGC
This genomic interval carries:
- a CDS encoding PLP-dependent aminotransferase family protein; its protein translation is MARTTRIVEIPSLGALDRAAGDLSRQLAQALREAVRRGDVRPGDTLPSTRLLATSLQVARGTVVDAYAQLIAEGFLESRGGADTRVAQALAEPPPLAAPAAATERGRPARAGRTRGLPEPAAAFARIAREFRPLPAMPFAISVPIGLTAPDDIWRRLGNRLRARGAGAPSGYADPQGALPLREAIADYVRRSRSVRCDAGQVVITSGTQQGLHLASQLLLGAGDRAWVENPAYRGITALLESTGRHDAMVRVPVDADGLDVDAGIRLAPDARAAFVTPSHQYPLGMPLSMARRNALLAWARARHAWVVEDDYDSELRYEGYPFPSLQGLDPDRVIYLGTFSKILFPSLRLGYVIAPHDLVPAFCGARALMDRHVPTADQHVLAAFIAEGHLDRHIRRVRGVYAEQRALLIDTLGARLPRERAWVQPGDQGMHVVLWLADRIDDLDVVERAAQAGVAVRAVSPMFAPGTARPGLVLGFGGFGRAQMEAAAQRLADVIAMVAAATARPPRR